The following are encoded together in the Adhaeribacter arboris genome:
- a CDS encoding adenylate/guanylate cyclase domain-containing protein — MKSSTTIAENLGHVTYFEMLREYYADLSNSILEYSGEIYQYVGDEIVVTWKLKTGLTNNNCLQCFFAMKAAIKKQSNKYYEKFDLLPEFKAGFHLGKVTTGEIGVLKKEIIFTGDVLNTTARIQALCNTYQVDLVLSGHLIKKLPLSSAFQFQALGESELRGRDEKIELYTII, encoded by the coding sequence ATGAAATCTTCTACCACCATAGCCGAAAACCTCGGTCATGTTACATACTTCGAAATGCTTAGAGAGTATTACGCCGATTTATCTAACTCCATACTCGAGTATTCAGGAGAAATTTATCAATATGTAGGAGATGAGATTGTCGTGACGTGGAAGCTGAAAACCGGATTGACTAATAATAACTGCCTGCAATGTTTCTTTGCAATGAAAGCGGCCATCAAAAAACAAAGTAATAAGTACTATGAAAAATTTGATTTATTACCGGAATTCAAAGCGGGGTTTCACCTCGGAAAAGTAACTACCGGCGAAATAGGCGTTCTTAAAAAGGAAATCATCTTCACGGGAGACGTACTAAATACCACTGCCCGCATTCAAGCTCTTTGTAATACGTATCAAGTTGACCTAGTTCTTTCCGGCCATTTAATAAAAAAACTTCCTCTCTCTTCTGCGTTTCAGTTCCAAGCACTAGGGGAAAGTGAGTTGAGAGGAAGAGACGAAAAGATAGAATTATATACTATTATTTAA
- a CDS encoding Na+/H+ antiporter NhaA, protein MNEGLMAIFFLLVGPEIEREIYIGELSNLKNALLPVLAAIGSMAILTLFYYLFNVCFLRSIRTNKVEE, encoded by the coding sequence ATAAATGAGGGCTTAATGGCTATATTTTTCTTGTTAGTGGGGCCGGAAATTGAGCGGGAAATTTACATAGGAGAGCTATCGAATCTTAAAAATGCCCTTTTACCTGTTTTAGCTGCTATTGGCAGTATGGCGATTCTGACATTGTTCTATTACTTGTTCAATGTGTGTTTCCTGCGAAGTATCCGGACTAATAAGGTTGAGGAATAA
- a CDS encoding tetratricopeptide repeat protein — translation MKSFLLILVLGGFCLPVLAQHHHPSPTVKPGQPVSLTAGLGKHHHAVSTTNTQAQGLFNQGLTLVYGFNHPEAIRSFKRAAELDPQLAMAYWGIALATGPNYNEATIDSARQRAAYEAIQKATSLMVKAPAYEQAYIEALAKRFSNNSKADSKQLALDYATAMASLAQQYPDDLDAATLYADSKMFLNAWKLWTPDGKPAEGTEETVQVLETVLARDPNHIGANHLYIHAVEASPRPERALASADRLGTLTPAAGHLVHMPAHIYMRVGNYEAAARSNDLAAKADQVYIENTGIRGPYGAGYYSHNLHFLAAAYSMQGRFNDAKKAAAQLETNVSPYLKDMPFLDAFMPTTTFLLVRFRQWEAVLKAPEPDKKLAITNALWHWGRGMAYAAAGKSGNAKKERTIFGAAIKRLPAEALFGANRAADVLKVAEHMLNARIATAEGNRKLAIELLQQAVAAEDALSYSEPPDWYYPPSRESLGGALLLEKQYEEAEKVFRADLKKNRRNGRSLFGLLQSLKAQDKQYAAQLVQREYEEAWRHAEVQLRVEDL, via the coding sequence ATGAAGTCTTTTCTACTTATTTTAGTTCTAGGTGGGTTCTGCCTACCCGTTCTGGCACAGCATCATCACCCTTCTCCGACTGTTAAACCGGGTCAGCCAGTTTCCCTCACGGCTGGGTTAGGGAAACACCATCATGCGGTTTCTACCACCAACACTCAAGCACAAGGTCTGTTTAATCAGGGGCTAACCCTGGTTTATGGGTTCAATCATCCGGAAGCAATACGATCCTTTAAACGCGCGGCCGAGTTAGATCCCCAATTAGCTATGGCTTATTGGGGCATTGCTTTGGCTACCGGACCTAATTACAACGAAGCAACCATTGACTCGGCCCGGCAAAGGGCGGCCTATGAAGCAATCCAAAAAGCAACATCCTTAATGGTTAAAGCACCTGCGTACGAGCAGGCCTATATTGAAGCGCTGGCAAAGCGATTTTCAAATAATTCAAAAGCCGATTCAAAACAACTCGCCCTAGATTACGCCACTGCTATGGCTTCTCTAGCTCAACAATATCCCGATGACCTGGATGCCGCTACTCTTTATGCCGACAGTAAAATGTTTTTGAATGCCTGGAAGCTGTGGACTCCGGATGGTAAGCCGGCAGAAGGAACCGAAGAAACGGTGCAAGTATTGGAAACGGTTTTAGCCCGCGATCCTAATCATATTGGCGCAAATCACCTTTACATTCATGCAGTAGAGGCATCGCCGCGTCCGGAACGGGCGCTTGCCAGTGCCGATAGATTGGGAACTTTAACCCCGGCCGCCGGCCACCTGGTACATATGCCGGCTCATATTTACATGCGAGTCGGGAACTACGAAGCGGCCGCTCGTAGCAATGATTTAGCCGCGAAAGCCGACCAGGTTTATATTGAAAACACGGGTATAAGAGGCCCTTATGGGGCTGGTTATTACAGCCATAATTTACATTTTCTGGCTGCCGCTTACAGTATGCAGGGGCGATTTAACGATGCAAAAAAAGCGGCCGCGCAACTAGAAACCAATGTAAGCCCGTACCTGAAAGATATGCCTTTTCTGGATGCTTTCATGCCTACCACAACTTTTCTTCTGGTCCGTTTCCGGCAGTGGGAAGCTGTTTTAAAAGCACCAGAGCCAGATAAAAAGCTAGCCATTACCAATGCTTTATGGCATTGGGGGCGCGGCATGGCTTATGCTGCTGCAGGTAAGTCTGGAAATGCTAAAAAAGAAAGAACAATTTTTGGTGCAGCGATAAAACGTCTGCCTGCCGAAGCTCTCTTTGGTGCCAACAGGGCGGCCGATGTTTTAAAGGTGGCCGAACACATGCTTAATGCCCGGATAGCAACCGCAGAGGGTAATCGTAAATTGGCTATTGAACTATTACAACAAGCAGTAGCAGCCGAAGATGCTCTTTCTTACAGTGAGCCACCGGACTGGTATTATCCGCCTTCCAGAGAATCGTTGGGAGGAGCGCTCCTGCTAGAAAAGCAATACGAAGAAGCCGAAAAAGTTTTTCGGGCAGACTTGAAAAAAAATCGTCGGAATGGCCGCTCTCTCTTTGGGTTGCTCCAAAGCCTGAAAGCCCAGGATAAGCAATACGCCGCGCAATTGGTGCAGCGGGAATATGAAGAGGCCTGGCGCCACGCTGAGGTACAACTCCGGGTGGAAGATTTGTAA
- a CDS encoding aldo/keto reductase: protein MQTLQKTDLGSQGLEVPVIGLGCMGMTQIAGADIYGQANEAEAISTIHRSLELGGNFLDTADLYGPLANERLVAKAIKGNRHQYIIATKFGYEIDDNEQLTWQINGRPNYVKKSIERSLKNLGTDYIDLYYLHRLDPNTPIEETVGALAELVKAGKVRYIGLSEVSSETIKKAHRVHPLTAVQSEYSLFERSVEELGILNTLQELGIGFVAYSPLGRGFLSGDITSYDDFAADDFRRNLPKFQGEQFYKNLQLVQEIKKIAAEKNSTSSQLAIAWVLAKGGLPIPGTKRVKYLEENIVAAAIELSPAELNRLEAIVPLGVSTGNRYDAHNMAYIDQ from the coding sequence ATGCAAACGCTACAAAAAACAGATTTAGGCAGCCAAGGATTGGAAGTGCCGGTAATAGGATTGGGCTGCATGGGCATGACGCAAATTGCCGGAGCCGATATATACGGACAAGCAAACGAAGCGGAAGCCATCTCCACCATTCACCGGTCCTTAGAGCTTGGCGGTAATTTTTTAGATACCGCCGATTTATACGGTCCGTTGGCGAACGAGCGACTGGTGGCTAAAGCCATTAAAGGTAACCGCCACCAATACATAATTGCTACCAAATTCGGCTATGAAATAGACGACAACGAGCAATTGACCTGGCAAATAAACGGGCGGCCCAATTACGTAAAAAAATCCATAGAGCGCTCCCTGAAAAACCTGGGAACCGATTACATCGACTTGTATTACCTACATCGTTTAGACCCCAATACTCCCATTGAAGAAACCGTTGGCGCCCTGGCCGAACTGGTAAAAGCAGGAAAAGTACGGTACATAGGCTTATCGGAAGTTTCCTCAGAAACCATTAAGAAAGCGCACCGGGTACATCCGTTAACGGCGGTACAATCGGAGTATTCGTTGTTTGAACGCAGCGTAGAAGAACTAGGCATCCTGAATACTTTGCAAGAATTGGGTATTGGATTTGTGGCTTATTCGCCCTTGGGTCGCGGATTTCTTTCCGGTGATATAACCAGTTACGATGATTTTGCGGCGGATGATTTCCGGAGAAACTTACCCAAGTTTCAGGGCGAACAATTCTACAAAAACTTGCAGTTGGTGCAGGAAATTAAAAAAATAGCCGCCGAGAAAAATAGCACCTCGTCGCAGTTGGCTATTGCCTGGGTCTTAGCCAAAGGTGGTTTACCTATTCCGGGTACCAAGCGGGTAAAATACCTGGAAGAAAATATTGTTGCCGCTGCCATTGAGCTAAGTCCGGCCGAATTAAATCGCTTAGAAGCAATTGTACCTTTAGGAGTATCCACGGGCAACCGCTACGATGCTCATAATATGGCCTATATTGACCAATAA
- a CDS encoding helix-turn-helix domain-containing protein, with the protein MTKTATAPHVIHSVSELHRLLGLPKPEHPLISVLNMALFKDVCSVMYGSYVYNFYSVCIKKDFNGKLKYGQNYYDFDAGVMTFFSPGQVISTDVTDSVSLSGWWIVFHPDFIRNYSLAKKMTTYGFFSYAVNEALHLSEKEEAMLAAIMQQIEQEYRSNIDTYSQDVIISQLDLLLTYSNRFYNRQFITRKNASHDLLIKLDALLSDYFKSEKVSQLGLPTVQYISDELHLSPNYLSDLLRNLTGQSTQQHIHHKLIEQAKEILTTTALSVSEIAYQLGFEYPQSFSKLFKSKTQISPLEFRHSFN; encoded by the coding sequence ATGACAAAGACGGCAACTGCTCCTCACGTAATACATTCTGTATCGGAATTGCACCGATTGTTAGGTTTGCCTAAACCCGAACACCCCCTCATAAGTGTTTTAAATATGGCCCTTTTTAAAGATGTGTGTTCGGTAATGTACGGGAGCTACGTGTATAATTTTTATTCGGTTTGCATTAAAAAAGATTTCAACGGCAAATTAAAATACGGGCAGAATTACTACGATTTTGATGCCGGGGTGATGACGTTTTTCTCCCCAGGCCAAGTTATTTCTACGGATGTAACGGATTCCGTTTCCTTGTCGGGTTGGTGGATAGTTTTTCATCCGGATTTTATCCGGAATTATTCTTTGGCTAAAAAAATGACTACTTACGGCTTTTTTTCTTACGCTGTAAACGAAGCCTTACACCTTTCGGAAAAAGAAGAAGCCATGCTTGCGGCTATTATGCAGCAGATTGAGCAGGAATACCGTTCGAATATAGATACCTACAGCCAGGATGTCATTATCTCGCAGTTAGATTTGTTGCTTACCTACTCTAACCGTTTTTACAACCGCCAGTTTATAACTCGTAAAAATGCGAGCCACGATTTGCTCATAAAACTGGATGCCCTTTTATCCGATTATTTCAAAAGCGAAAAAGTATCCCAACTAGGATTGCCTACCGTGCAGTATATCTCCGATGAACTCCATCTTTCGCCCAATTATTTAAGTGACTTGCTCCGTAACTTAACCGGGCAAAGCACCCAGCAACACATCCACCACAAATTGATTGAGCAGGCCAAAGAAATTTTAACTACTACGGCTTTATCGGTGAGTGAAATTGCCTACCAACTTGGGTTCGAATATCCGCAATCTTTTAGTAAGCTTTTTAAAAGCAAAACCCAAATCTCTCCGCTCGAATTCCGGCATTCTTTTAATTAA
- a CDS encoding MFS transporter — translation MTHAESVAKPPKRLRAIVSGSMGNLVEWYDWYAYSAFSIYFAPAFFPKSSATAQLLNTAGIFAVGFLMRPIGGWLFGRLADKTGRKFAMTLSVLFMSFGSLLIAVTPAYQSIGVLAAVLLLTARLLQGLSVGGEYGTSATYLSEMATANRRGFYSSFQYVTLIGGQLIALGIQLILQRLFLTEAQLHEWGWRIPFFIGAVLSLTALYLRSHMPESVAFTQEQDSLLKKKSGTIKQLLQHPRAVAIVVGLTLGGTIAFYTYSTYMQKFLVNTVKLTKDQSTLITFISLLIYAALQPLFGLLSDYIGRKPLLIGFGVLGTLATVPLLTALSHTTSQWQAFALIMLALIIVSGYTSINAVVKAELFPTEIRALGVGFPYSLTVAIFGGTAEYVALSFKNAGNESYFYWYVTVCIFISLLVYISMRDTKHTSWIDRS, via the coding sequence ATGACACACGCAGAATCCGTAGCCAAACCGCCTAAACGCCTTAGGGCGATTGTAAGCGGTTCAATGGGTAATTTGGTAGAGTGGTATGATTGGTACGCGTACTCGGCTTTTTCCATTTATTTCGCCCCGGCTTTCTTCCCGAAGAGCAGTGCTACCGCGCAACTTTTAAATACGGCGGGCATTTTTGCGGTCGGGTTTCTGATGCGGCCTATTGGTGGCTGGCTGTTTGGCCGCTTGGCCGATAAAACCGGGCGTAAGTTTGCCATGACGCTTTCGGTGTTGTTCATGTCGTTTGGGTCGTTGCTGATTGCGGTTACGCCGGCCTACCAATCTATTGGCGTACTCGCCGCAGTTTTGCTCCTAACGGCTCGTTTGCTGCAAGGCTTGAGCGTAGGGGGTGAGTACGGTACGTCGGCTACTTATTTAAGCGAAATGGCTACGGCTAACCGCCGGGGTTTTTATTCCAGCTTTCAATATGTTACGCTTATTGGTGGTCAGCTCATTGCTTTGGGTATTCAGTTAATCTTGCAGCGTTTATTTTTAACCGAGGCGCAATTGCACGAGTGGGGCTGGCGCATTCCGTTTTTTATTGGCGCCGTTTTGTCTTTAACCGCTTTGTACCTGCGCAGCCACATGCCGGAATCCGTAGCCTTTACTCAGGAGCAAGATAGTTTACTGAAAAAGAAAAGCGGTACTATAAAACAGTTGCTGCAACATCCGCGAGCGGTTGCCATAGTGGTTGGTTTAACTTTGGGCGGCACCATTGCTTTTTACACGTACAGCACCTACATGCAAAAGTTTTTGGTGAACACGGTTAAACTTACCAAAGACCAGTCCACGCTTATTACGTTTATATCGCTTTTGATTTACGCTGCTCTGCAGCCGCTTTTTGGCTTATTATCCGATTATATCGGCCGCAAACCTTTGCTCATTGGGTTTGGCGTTTTAGGTACTTTGGCTACTGTTCCTCTGCTTACCGCTTTAAGTCATACCACTAGCCAATGGCAAGCTTTTGCCTTGATTATGCTCGCCCTGATTATTGTAAGCGGGTATACTTCCATTAATGCGGTAGTGAAAGCCGAATTATTTCCCACCGAAATCCGGGCTTTGGGAGTAGGTTTCCCCTATTCTCTAACCGTGGCTATTTTTGGCGGAACGGCCGAGTACGTAGCGCTCAGTTTTAAAAACGCCGGGAACGAAAGTTATTTCTATTGGTACGTTACAGTTTGTATTTTTATCTCGCTGTTGGTGTATATTTCTATGCGCGATACCAAGCACACTTCATGGATAGATAGGTCCTGA
- a CDS encoding glycoside hydrolase family 172 protein, protein MKNIVLLLTFLYFGITESFAQNSSFTGLETNLENLFRISDAKSRSISPENITGEKGKGGMTKLENGSAAHAARDLGIGWKVNPYLVIKPGESAVMGEITGSGAIKHMWMATIGGNWRFMIIKIYWDDEKTPSVEVPMGDFFCSGWGRFSQVSSLAVCVNPGSGFNSYWVMPFRKKARIVMENINTQPLNLYYQIDYTLTEVPTDAGYFHAQFRRVNPLPYKQVYTLIDNVKGKGQFVGAYMAWGVNNNGWWGEGEIKFYLDGDKDFPTINGTGTEDYFCGSHNFENPHSHQYQEFTTPYSGLHQIIRPDGLYQAQQRFGMYRWHISDPIRFEKDLRVTIQALGWRGEGKYLPLMDDIASVVYWYQAEPHNTFPKLPSRDELEVN, encoded by the coding sequence ATGAAAAATATCGTCTTACTTCTAACCTTTTTGTATTTCGGGATTACGGAATCTTTTGCCCAAAATTCTTCTTTTACCGGCTTAGAAACGAATCTCGAAAATTTATTTCGGATATCGGATGCTAAATCCCGATCTATAAGTCCGGAAAATATTACCGGGGAAAAAGGCAAAGGCGGAATGACCAAGCTGGAAAACGGTTCGGCGGCCCATGCTGCCCGGGATTTAGGTATTGGTTGGAAAGTAAACCCTTACTTAGTAATAAAACCGGGCGAGAGTGCCGTGATGGGCGAAATTACTGGTTCCGGAGCCATAAAGCACATGTGGATGGCTACCATTGGCGGAAACTGGCGGTTTATGATTATAAAAATTTATTGGGATGATGAAAAAACGCCTTCGGTGGAGGTGCCCATGGGTGATTTCTTCTGTTCGGGTTGGGGGCGGTTTTCCCAGGTTTCCTCGCTGGCCGTTTGTGTAAACCCCGGTAGTGGCTTTAATTCTTACTGGGTGATGCCCTTCCGGAAAAAAGCCAGAATTGTAATGGAGAACATAAATACGCAGCCCTTAAATCTTTATTACCAGATTGATTATACCCTTACCGAGGTGCCAACCGATGCCGGATATTTTCACGCGCAATTCAGAAGGGTTAATCCTTTGCCGTATAAACAAGTTTATACTTTAATAGATAATGTTAAGGGAAAAGGTCAATTTGTAGGGGCTTATATGGCCTGGGGAGTAAATAATAATGGGTGGTGGGGCGAAGGTGAAATAAAGTTTTATCTCGATGGCGATAAGGATTTTCCGACTATAAACGGAACCGGAACCGAAGATTATTTCTGCGGCTCGCATAATTTTGAAAATCCACATAGTCACCAATACCAGGAATTTACCACTCCTTATTCCGGCCTGCATCAAATAATAAGACCCGACGGTTTATACCAGGCTCAGCAACGTTTTGGAATGTACCGGTGGCATATTTCAGATCCAATCCGCTTCGAAAAAGACCTTAGAGTTACCATTCAGGCTTTAGGCTGGCGGGGTGAGGGAAAATACTTGCCTTTAATGGACGATATCGCTTCGGTTGTTTATTGGTATCAGGCGGAGCCCCATAATACTTTTCCGAAACTTCCTTCCAGAGACGAATTAGAAGTTAATTAA
- a CDS encoding S9 family peptidase, whose product MKNLCKFVFVPIIVLTLFTGCNNSGTSKSEKLTTEAPAKAYTIEEFMTTTSIGGSDFSPDNSKILYTSNQSGIYNAFEVPVTGGEPKQLTRSTTNSVFTISYFPDDERILYSSDKGGNEISHLIVQNLDGTTKDLTPGDKAKSAFFTWAHDRKSFFFISNKRDNRYFDLYEMDVKSLTPKLILENTKGLDATTISRDKRYIGLVKSITTNNTDIYLYDVTTKQLKHLSPHQGDISYSPVTFTPDSKQLYFLTDENSEFKYVKSYDIASGKTAEVEKADWDIMYTYFSYDGKHRITGINNDARTQIKIYETASNKLLELPDMPAGNINDINFSEDGKLMAFYVNSSKAPNNLYVYNLSTKEIKALTNSMNKAINPDDLVAGKVIRYKSFDGLEIPSLLYTPKGTKAGDKLPALLWIHGGPGGQTTLGYDPLLQFVVNHGYTVLAVNNRGSSGYGKTFFAADDQKHGDVDLKDCVASKKFLAQTGYVDQNKIGILGGSYGGYMTLAALTFTPDEFAVGVDIFGVANWLRTLNNIPPYWESFREALYKELGNPKTDSAALYNKSPLFFANKIKKPLIVLQGANDPRVLKVESDEIVAAVKKNKVPVEYIVFPDEGHGFVKKENEIKGYSAILKFLDTYLKNGTAKTKEVAVAD is encoded by the coding sequence ATGAAAAATCTCTGCAAATTTGTTTTTGTTCCAATCATAGTTTTAACGCTGTTTACAGGCTGCAATAATTCCGGAACCAGTAAATCAGAAAAATTAACGACGGAAGCTCCGGCCAAAGCTTATACCATCGAAGAGTTTATGACCACTACCTCTATTGGTGGTAGCGATTTCTCGCCAGATAATAGCAAAATTCTTTATACCAGCAATCAATCGGGTATTTACAATGCTTTTGAAGTACCGGTAACTGGGGGAGAACCCAAACAACTTACCCGTTCTACTACTAACTCCGTTTTTACTATTTCGTATTTTCCGGACGACGAACGTATCTTATACAGCAGCGATAAAGGCGGCAATGAAATAAGCCACCTAATTGTGCAAAACCTGGATGGCACCACCAAAGATTTAACGCCCGGCGACAAAGCCAAATCGGCCTTTTTTACCTGGGCACACGATAGAAAAAGTTTCTTTTTTATCAGTAACAAGCGCGATAACCGCTATTTCGACTTGTACGAAATGGACGTGAAAAGCCTAACCCCGAAATTAATACTAGAAAATACCAAGGGATTAGATGCTACTACTATTTCGCGGGACAAGCGTTATATCGGCTTAGTTAAAAGTATCACCACCAACAACACCGACATCTATTTATATGATGTTACTACCAAACAGCTAAAACATTTGAGCCCGCACCAAGGCGATATATCCTATTCTCCGGTAACCTTTACCCCGGACAGCAAACAATTATATTTTTTAACCGACGAGAACAGCGAATTTAAGTACGTTAAAAGTTACGATATCGCTTCGGGTAAAACCGCCGAGGTAGAAAAAGCCGATTGGGATATTATGTACACCTACTTTTCCTACGATGGCAAACACCGGATAACCGGTATTAATAATGACGCTCGTACCCAAATTAAAATCTACGAAACCGCTTCCAACAAACTTTTAGAGCTACCCGATATGCCGGCCGGTAATATCAACGATATTAATTTTTCGGAAGATGGTAAGTTAATGGCCTTTTATGTAAACAGCTCTAAAGCACCTAATAATCTGTACGTTTATAATCTTTCTACGAAAGAAATAAAGGCCTTAACTAACTCCATGAATAAAGCCATTAACCCGGATGATTTAGTGGCCGGTAAAGTAATCCGGTATAAATCTTTTGATGGTTTAGAAATTCCTTCTTTGCTGTATACTCCCAAAGGCACCAAAGCGGGCGATAAACTTCCGGCTTTATTATGGATTCATGGCGGTCCGGGCGGACAAACTACTCTGGGTTATGATCCTTTGTTACAGTTTGTAGTAAACCATGGCTACACGGTATTAGCGGTAAACAACCGGGGCAGTTCGGGTTATGGCAAAACATTTTTTGCCGCCGACGACCAAAAGCATGGCGATGTGGATTTGAAAGATTGTGTTGCTTCTAAAAAGTTTCTGGCGCAAACCGGCTATGTAGACCAGAATAAAATCGGCATTTTAGGTGGTAGTTACGGTGGTTATATGACCTTAGCTGCTTTAACATTTACTCCGGATGAGTTTGCGGTAGGAGTAGATATTTTTGGCGTAGCCAACTGGTTGCGTACCCTCAATAATATTCCGCCTTATTGGGAATCTTTCCGGGAAGCACTTTATAAAGAATTAGGCAATCCTAAAACCGATTCAGCGGCTCTTTATAATAAATCGCCTTTATTCTTTGCGAATAAAATTAAGAAACCACTTATCGTTCTTCAGGGAGCCAACGACCCGCGAGTGCTAAAAGTTGAATCCGACGAAATTGTAGCCGCCGTAAAGAAAAATAAAGTACCCGTGGAATACATTGTTTTCCCCGACGAAGGACACGGCTTTGTGAAAAAAGAAAACGAGATAAAAGGCTACAGTGCTATTCTAAAGTTTCTGGATACGTACCTGAAAAACGGAACCGCCAAAACGAAAGAAGTGGCAGTAGCTGATTAA